The Raphanus sativus cultivar WK10039 chromosome 2, ASM80110v3, whole genome shotgun sequence genome includes a region encoding these proteins:
- the LOC130498341 gene encoding putative cysteine-rich receptor-like protein kinase 30 isoform X2 yields the protein MGQNNLLSLALWLLPVSLTVVVSAQVCLENFGTFRPGGTFDRNRQLILSSLASEVAAKDGFFNVSVGTYPDQVYALGMCIPGAKQEFCSDCIKAASDQLIQSCPNQAAAFYWSGGGETLYFDRFLERLAVRMVTAALSSSGKNVPFSNSRFYAADVAALTSSINVYALMQCTPDVSPSNCKTCLRQSVDYYIDCCRGEQGGYVYWPNCLFRLDMYPYNGAFSPLKLAPQPTSQPAFQPASQPAFQPASQPATQPASQLQSPPPLTNEDGKTIDKGAIIGIVAAMLIINM from the exons ATGGGTCAAAACAATCTCCTCTCATTGGCCCTCTGGCTTCTTCCCGTGAGCTTAACTGTTGTTGTCTCTGCGCAGGTTTGCTTGGAAAATTTTGGAACGTTTAGACCAGGTGGTACTTTTGACAGGAACCGTCAACTTATCCTCTCATCTCTTGCATCTGAGGTGGCAGCTAAAGATGGCTTCTTCAACGTTTCGGTTGGGACGTATCCTGACCAGGTCTACGCGCTGGGGATGTGCATCCCAGGCGCTAAACAAGAGTTTTGTTCGGATTGTATCAAGGCTGCGTCTGACCAGTTAATACAGAGCTGTCCCAACCAGGCAGCAGCTTTTTATTGGTCAGGTGGAGGTGAAACTCTAT ATTTTGACAGGTTCTTGGAGCGATTAGCAGTTCGTATGGTGACCGCAGCTTTGTCATCATCAGGCAAGAATGTACCATTCTCTAACAGTAGATTCTACGCAGCTGATGTAGCAGCCTTGACAAGCTCTATAAATGTATATGCGTTAATGCAATGCACCCCTGACGTCTCTCCCTCTAATTGTAAGACCTGTTTACGACAAAGTGTTGATTACTATATAGATTGCTGTCGTGGGGAGCAAGGCGGCTATGTGTATTGGCCTAATTGTCTTTTCCGGTTGGATATGTACCCCTACAATGGCGCCTTTAGTCCTCTTAAGTTAGCGCCTCAGCCTACATCTCAGCCTGCTTTTCAACCTGCATCTCAGCCTGCTTTTCAACCTGCATCTCAGCCTGCTACTCAACCCGCGTCTCAGCTGCAGTCCCCACCTCCCCTGACCAACGAAG ATGGGAAAACGATTGATAAGGGAGCTATCATAGGAATTG
- the LOC130498341 gene encoding putative cysteine-rich receptor-like protein kinase 30 isoform X1, producing MGQNNLLSLALWLLPVSLTVVVSAQVCLENFGTFRPGGTFDRNRQLILSSLASEVAAKDGFFNVSVGTYPDQVYALGMCIPGAKQEFCSDCIKAASDQLIQSCPNQAAAFYWSGGGETLCMARYSNSPSFRPVDTDSPSYGANVENLSTNLTDFDRFLERLAVRMVTAALSSSGKNVPFSNSRFYAADVAALTSSINVYALMQCTPDVSPSNCKTCLRQSVDYYIDCCRGEQGGYVYWPNCLFRLDMYPYNGAFSPLKLAPQPTSQPAFQPASQPAFQPASQPATQPASQLQSPPPLTNEDGKTIDKGAIIGIVAAMLIINM from the exons ATGGGTCAAAACAATCTCCTCTCATTGGCCCTCTGGCTTCTTCCCGTGAGCTTAACTGTTGTTGTCTCTGCGCAGGTTTGCTTGGAAAATTTTGGAACGTTTAGACCAGGTGGTACTTTTGACAGGAACCGTCAACTTATCCTCTCATCTCTTGCATCTGAGGTGGCAGCTAAAGATGGCTTCTTCAACGTTTCGGTTGGGACGTATCCTGACCAGGTCTACGCGCTGGGGATGTGCATCCCAGGCGCTAAACAAGAGTTTTGTTCGGATTGTATCAAGGCTGCGTCTGACCAGTTAATACAGAGCTGTCCCAACCAGGCAGCAGCTTTTTATTGGTCAGGTGGAGGTGAAACTCTATGTATGGCACGCTACTCTAACAGCCCGTCTTTTAGACCGGTGGATACAGATTCACCTTCTTATGGTGCCAACGTTGAAAATCTCAGCACAAACTTAACAGATTTTGACAGGTTCTTGGAGCGATTAGCAGTTCGTATGGTGACCGCAGCTTTGTCATCATCAGGCAAGAATGTACCATTCTCTAACAGTAGATTCTACGCAGCTGATGTAGCAGCCTTGACAAGCTCTATAAATGTATATGCGTTAATGCAATGCACCCCTGACGTCTCTCCCTCTAATTGTAAGACCTGTTTACGACAAAGTGTTGATTACTATATAGATTGCTGTCGTGGGGAGCAAGGCGGCTATGTGTATTGGCCTAATTGTCTTTTCCGGTTGGATATGTACCCCTACAATGGCGCCTTTAGTCCTCTTAAGTTAGCGCCTCAGCCTACATCTCAGCCTGCTTTTCAACCTGCATCTCAGCCTGCTTTTCAACCTGCATCTCAGCCTGCTACTCAACCCGCGTCTCAGCTGCAGTCCCCACCTCCCCTGACCAACGAAG ATGGGAAAACGATTGATAAGGGAGCTATCATAGGAATTG
- the LOC108817073 gene encoding uncharacterized protein LOC108817073: MEMKFGKEIDMEHSPNSVLTESEKRSTRVKPPRRDEILRVKEGFTEISFRRYRSTSCKNFSSKPDKTTEQRRGSVYQSSNKFFKELRDPQGRKDSDAKLELSRTSDASFSFRVVDSSRKASTEKRPDTKKISDGQKSSAEPCTSGNFIDICLKSGIKDRGVMLDSEEDPCNDHETRLPKPHSSLETSCNKESSRVRKMFDPFVKSKSLRSPLGYLGEAEKPGKNNERCKSMLSDYSNVHKRSNLCPPPVAKKDYTLLLKSSPVHLHCRLKVESKHGLPVFQFVSDSPEDVYTAKTWKSDNGSSWVYTFSSAGSKKRSSASVRGLNDVNKEPLLVAQMQVSCNMCSEVRKKGQDPETLMVNEFVLYDIAQARRSVSIKEDQSLLPLAKPDSDSRNSTLSSDASDTMKQRSQPKRTSKSCDLEASNGTSPWSAADLHPDLEIAAVIIQDTIEKRESLKYRRGDKRLMEKTNLLGLSPIEEEKKELTGGKSSEKLKVVIPRGNHGLPTTETPGPSPLIQRWRSGGGCDCGGWDMACPLMVLGNPRISCSHDQPLVDNQHPLQLYVQGAKEHIPALYMSFAEEGQYDVHFHAQLSTLQAFSTCVAILHNTEVSDSYRNGENVQQLSHCNSLKMLIEDDVQFLVEAVTEEEQKVPNLVKEAVIALQSYMPNPPFSPISRV, from the exons ATGGAAATGAAATTTGGTAAAGAAATTGATATGGAACATAGCCCCAACAGTGTTCTTACTGAATCAGAGAAGAGGAGTACAAGGGTGAAGCCGCCTCGTAGGGATGAGATCTTAAGAGTCAAAGAAGGCTTCACGGAGATAAGCTTCAGGCGCTACCGCAGCACATCCTGTAAGAACTTTTCTTCCAAGCCGGATAAGACTACTGAGCAAAGGCGAGGTTCTGTGTATCAAAGCTCCAATAAGTTTTTCAAAGAACTTAGAGATCCTCAGGGACGTAAAGACTCGGATGCAAAACTTGAGTTGTCTCGTACTAGTGATGCTTCTTTCTCCTTTAGAGTTGTTGATTCATCAAGAAAGGCAAGTACAGAGAAAAGACCAGACACAAAGAAGATTTCAGATGGACAGAAGTCATCAGCTGAGCCTTGCACCTCTGGCAACTTCATTGACATTTGTTTGAAATCAGGTATTAAAGATAGAGGAGTGATGTTGGATTCAGAAGAGGATCCATGTAATGACCATGAAACTAGATTGCCTAAGCCACATTCTTCACTAGAAACCAGTTGCAATAAGGAAAGCTCAAGGGTTAGGAAAATGTTTGATCCATTTGTTAAGTCAAAGTCTCTGAGAAGTCCTCTTGGGTATTTAGGAGAAGCAGAGAAGCCTGGGAAGAACAATGAGCGTTGCAAATCTATGTTGAGTGACTACTCAAACGTTCATAAAAGATCTAATCTGTGTCCTCCTCCAGTTGCCAAGAAGGATTATACTTTGTTGCTGAAATCTTCCCCGGTTCATCTGCATTGCCGTCTAAAGGTAGAAAGCAAACATGGGTTGCCTGTTTTTCAGTTTGTGTCAGATTCTCCTGAGGATGTTTACACCGCAAAGACGTGGAAATCAGACAATGGTTCTAGTTGGGTATACACATTTTCATCTGCTGGAAGCAAAAAGAGGAGCAGTGCTAGCGTGAGGGGTTTGAACGATGTTAACAAAGAGCCTTTGCTGGTGGCTCAGATGCAAGTTTCATGTAACATGTGCTCAGAAGTGAGAAAAAAGGGACAAGATCCAGAGACTTTGATGGTTAACGAGTTTGTTTTGTATGATATTGCACAAGCAAGGCGGAGTGTCTCCATAAAAGAAGACCAATCACTACTACCTCTTGCTAAACCAGACTCAGATTCAAGAAACAGCACATTGTCCAGTGATGCTTCTGATACAATGAAGCAGAGATCTCAGCCAAAACGTACATCAAAAAGCTGTGATCTCGAGGCTTCAAATGGAACCAGCCCATGGTCAGCTGCAGATTTGCATCCTGACCTTGAGATTGCGGCTGTAATTATCCAAGACACgattgagaagagagagagcttaAAATACAGAAGAGGTGACAAAAGGTTGATGGAGAAAACGAATCTTCTTGGTCTTTCTCCAATAGAAGAGGAGAAAAAGGAGTTGACTGGTGGCAAAAGTTCTGAAAAGTTGAAAGTTGTAATCCCAAGAGGCAACCATGGGCTACCAACTACTGAAACCCCTGGTCCTTCTCCTTTGATTCAGAGATGGAGGTCAGGGGGTGGTTGTGACTGTGGTGGTTGGGACATGGCTTGTCCACTTATGGTTTTGGGTAATCCTAGAATCTCATGTTCTCATGATCAGCCTCTGGTGGACAATCAGCATCCTTTGCAACTATATGTCCAG GGTGCTAAAGAGCATATACCAGCGTTGTACATGTCGTTTGCTGAGGAGGGGCAATACGATGTTCATTTCCACGCGCAGTTATCAACTTTGCAAGCATTCTCCACCTGTGTTGCCATATTACACAACACGGAAGTGTCGGATAGTTACAGAAATGGCGAGAATGTACAACAGTTGTCACACTGCAACTCACTGAAAATGTTGATTGAAGATGATGTTCAGTTTTTGGTTGAAGCAGTAACAGAGGAAGAACAGAAAGTCCCTAACCTTGTGAAAGAAGCTGTGATCGCTCTTCAATCCTACATGCCAAACCCTCCTTTCTCGCCAATCTCTCGAGTGTAG
- the LOC108817083 gene encoding probable mitochondrial adenine nucleotide transporter BTL2, producing the protein MASAKGKGQPSIKHSCNFSESKRKLSRISDHEHDLEYPYTSQRHTRSSKLSQMLSRDALISAVDLMWDRSDSNLTSSLKDRDEEVTKFELSAEQKGNNNMSQLVRVSEKMCYTQNYMQSLFIGAKHNGFPLEGVVAPTVTRFHEGDAEIEKKESCTSGNVNEGHSNPIESRSPLLGSITEPSRSMDANSLFLLYKDRCANSRGVNPSKMSSCSGNNPHKDSLSVFGNKELLERDRKDQEDEVCSSSKETPTYAFAGALAGVSVSLCLHPLDTVKTMIQSCRLQDKSLCYTGRSIISERGVSGLYRGIASNIASSAPISALYTFTYESVKGALLPVFPKEYCSLAHCVAGGSASVATSFIFTPSERIKQQMQVSSHYRNCWTALVGIIQKGGLLSLYAGWSAVLCRNIPHSIIKFYVYENMKRMALPSIGPCGQAAQPTTLQTLVCGGLAGSAAAFFTTPFDVVKTRLQTQIPGSKIQHPSVYQALQSIRKQEGPRGLYRGLIPRLVMYMSQGAIFFASYEFYKSILSLEDLSARWHKTRGGDNPNPL; encoded by the exons ATGGCTTCTGCGAAAGGAAAGGGTCAACCTTCGATTAAACATAGCTGCAACTTCTCTGAGTCtaagaggaagctgtcgaggaTCAGTGATCACGAACATGATCTTGAGTATCCTTATACTTCCCAGAGGCACACCAGATCTTCAAAGTTGAGTCAAATGTTGAGCAGAGATGCATTGATATCAGCTGTTGACTTGATGTGGGATCGCTCCGATTCTAATTTGACCAGCTCACTCAAGGATAGAGACGAAGAAGTCACTAAGTTCGAACTCTCAGcggaacaaaagggtaataaTAATATGTCTCAGTTGGTGAGAGTTTCTGAGAAGATGTGCTATACTCAAAACTATATGCAGTCTCTCTTTATTGGAGCCAAACATAACGGTTTTCCCTTGGAGGGTGTAGTAGCTCCCACTGTTACCAGGTTTCATGAGGGAGATGCTGAGATTGAGAAGAAAGAAAGTTGCACTTCAGGAAATGTCAATGAGGGCCACTCAAATCCAATTGAGTCAAGGAGTCCTCTGTTAGGAAGCATAACAGAACCATCCAGATCTATGGATGCGAACTCTCTCTTTCTACTCTACAAAGATAGGTGTGCCAATAGTAGAGGAGTGAATCCTTCTAAGATGTCTTCTTGTTCAGGGAATAATCCACACAAAGACAGCTTATCTGTGTTTGGAAATAAAGAGTTGCTTGAGAGAGATAGAAAAGACCAAGAGGATGAAGTTTGTTCGTCCTCTAAAGAAACGCCTACTTACGCCTTTGCTGGTGCGTTGGCTGGCGTCAGCGTCAGTCTTTGTCTTCATCCACTTGATACAGTCAAGACAATGATTCAGTCATGCCGCTTGCAAGACAAGTCTCTATGCTATACCGGGAGATCAATCATATCTGAAAGAG GTGTTTCTGGACTTTATCGTGGGATTGCTAGCAACATTGCCTCATCAGCTCCTATCTCTGCCCTTTATACATTCACTTATGAGTCAGTTAAAGGAGCTCTTCTCCCTGTTTTTCCTAAG GAATATTGCTCCCTTGCGCACTGTGTAGCCGGGGGTTCCGCAAGCGTTGCAACTTCTTTTATCTTCACGCCAAGTGAGCGTATTAAACAGCAGATGCAAGTCAGTTCACATTATCGCAATTGCTG GACTGCATTAGTTGGAATCATCCAGAAAGGTGGTCTACTTTCTTTATATGCTGGATGGAGTGCAGTGCTATGTAGAAATATCCCCCACTCGATCATTAAG TTCTATGTTTATGAAAACATGAAGCGAATGGCATTACCATCCATTGGTCCTTGTGGTCAAGCGGCTCAACCCACAACATTGCAAACG CTCGTCTGTGGAGGACTAGCGGGATCTGCTGCTGCCTTTTTCACAACCCCATTTGATGTAGTGAAAACAAGATTACAAACTCAG ATTCCTGGATCTAAGATCCAACATCCTAGTGTGTATCAAGCTCTTCAATCAATACGGAAACAAGAAGGTCCACGAGGGCTATACAG AGGTTTGATCCCCAGATTGGTGATGTACATGTCCCAAGGAGCTATATTCTTTGCTTCATATGAATTTTACAAGAGTATACTCTCTCTAGAAGATCTATCAGCTCGCTGGCACAAAACAAGAGGTGGAGATAACCCTAACCCATTATAG